The following proteins are encoded in a genomic region of Takifugu rubripes chromosome 21, fTakRub1.2, whole genome shotgun sequence:
- the LOC115247465 gene encoding homeodomain-interacting protein kinase 2: MPRNVHQKIFTALDALNHVNILHADVKPDNIMLTNSKGLKVKLIDFGMAYQDSEVIQGIVVQPVPYRAPEVLLGLPFSYGIDTWGMGCVLMYLYLEENLFTVCSEYKMMSQVVQLLGQPEDHLLREGLYTKKYFVEVEGSDGPTWRLKTPEEYNLGATEKISEKMSGGVDDPPHRSLDDLVNIHKLTSSAEFEDQLQFLDLIKSLLKTDAAKRISASEALNHPFITMSHLLNSDFKCYLNNSTQMMRCCNEMDQADDEHHDDGNEELHLEEQQAYESVNTVHSLEMEISPQSGDGNHHAESLKWEHLEGVQCRQPEKRKSELVYSTQGTSLTKTCFPNQTSLPPAALHTGLDMRTFPPNVEASTMCSETPESSCLTWLWSEFKAVFNCCFFPQD, translated from the exons ATTTTCACAGCTTTGGATGCCCTTAACCATGTCAATATTTTACATGCCGATGTCAAACCCGACAACATCATGCTCACCAACAGCAAAGGCCTAAAGGTTAAACTGATAGACTTTGGTATGGCCTATCAAGACTCCGAGGTCATCCAAGGAATAGTCGTGCAGCCAGTCCCATACAG GGCTCCAGAAGTGCTCCTCGGCCTGCCGTTCAGCTACGGTATTGACACGTGGGGGATGGGCTGTGTCCTCATGTACCTTTACCTCGAAGAAAATCTCTTCACTGTTTGCTCTGAATATAAAATG ATGAGTCAGGTGGTCCAGCTGCTAGGTCAGCCAGAGGACCACCTGCTCCGAGAAGGACTATACACCAAGAAATACTTTGTTGAGGTGGAGGGATCTGATGGTCCAACATGGAGGCTAAAG ACACCAGAGGAGTACAATTTAGGTGCCACTGAAAAGATTTCTGAAAAGATGTCAGGGGGCGTTGACGATCCTCCACACAGGTCTCTCGATGACCTGGTTAAT ATTCATAAGCTCACATCGTCAGCCGAATTCGAAGACCAGCTTCAGTTTTTGGATCTCATCAAGTCATTGCTGAAAACAGACGCGGCAAAGCGAATCTCTGCATCCGAAGCTCTGAACCACCCTTTCATCACAATGTCTCATCTGTTGAATTCAGATTTTAAATGCTA CCTCAACAACTCCACCCAGATGATGAGGTGTTGTAACGAGATGGACCAAGCAGACGATGAGCATCATGATGATGGAAATGAAGAACTGCATTTGGAAGAGCAGCAGGCATATGAAAGTGTAAACACAGTCCACAGTCTGGAAATGGAAATCAGCCCACAGTCTGGAGATGGAAATCATCATGCAGAGAGTCTAAAATGGGAACATCTGGAAGGTGTACAATGCCGGCAGCCTGAAAAACGGAAATCTGAGTTAGTGTACTCCACTCAGGGGACATCTctaacaaaaacatgttttcccaATCAAACATCACTACCCCCAGCTGCCTTGCATACTGGATTGGACATGAGAACCTTTCCCCCTAATGTGGAAGCATCAACCATGTGCAGTGAAACTCCAGAATCATCCTGCCTCACGTGGCTTTGGTCGGAATTTAAGGCTGTCTTcaattgctgtttttttcctcaggattag